A window of the Proteobacteria bacterium CG1_02_64_396 genome harbors these coding sequences:
- a CDS encoding arginine--tRNA ligase, with translation MKHTFTEHLVAAIAALKQEGVLPVEAEPAIAIETPPHPEMGDLSSPVALGLAKQARMAPRVLAEKLKEKIEAAGDDTIASLEIAGPGYLNIRFHPWSWAQVLLKAREEGARFGRSEMGQRRMVQVEYVSANPTGPLHVGHGRGAAYGDVLGNLLAAAGFDVVREYYVNDAGNQMNILGRSVWYRYRELLGQQVDFPEDHYQGDYIRDLATRFRAEMGDDWGDGARESEMLPQFRSFAGREILAWIRDDLKQFGVRFDIWFSEQSLFDAGKVEQAIEVLKERGVVYTQDGALWLRSTDYGDDKDRVVVRENGVPTYLASDIAYHHDKFERGFNTIVDVWGADHHGYVPRLKAAMQGLGHPAEHLEVELVQFASLFRSGEKVSMSTRSGQFETLIDLIKEVGVDAARFFYCMRRADAHLDFDMDLAVSQSNDNPVFYVQYAHARIMSILRQAQERGFVVEGASSEDLKRLDQPAELAMIRQIARYPEVVESAALSREVHKIPYFLQETATAFHQLYNVSRFLVEEEDLRRARIELLNAVRIVLDNGLGLLGVHAPEQM, from the coding sequence ATGAAACATACCTTTACCGAACACTTGGTCGCCGCCATCGCGGCGTTGAAACAAGAGGGGGTGCTCCCCGTTGAGGCGGAGCCCGCCATCGCCATTGAGACCCCCCCACACCCCGAAATGGGGGATCTCTCCTCCCCCGTGGCACTGGGGTTGGCCAAGCAGGCGCGGATGGCGCCCCGCGTTTTGGCCGAAAAGCTCAAAGAAAAGATTGAGGCGGCGGGTGACGACACCATCGCCTCATTGGAAATCGCCGGTCCCGGTTATCTCAATATCCGCTTTCACCCCTGGTCCTGGGCGCAGGTGCTGCTGAAGGCGCGGGAGGAGGGGGCCCGTTTCGGGCGCTCCGAGATGGGGCAACGCAGGATGGTTCAGGTCGAGTATGTCAGCGCCAATCCAACCGGACCGCTCCATGTCGGTCATGGCCGGGGCGCCGCCTATGGCGATGTGTTGGGCAACCTGTTGGCCGCCGCCGGTTTCGACGTGGTGCGCGAGTACTACGTCAACGATGCGGGGAACCAGATGAACATCCTGGGGCGTAGCGTCTGGTACCGCTACCGGGAGCTCCTGGGCCAACAGGTCGACTTTCCCGAAGATCACTACCAGGGCGATTACATCCGCGATCTGGCCACCCGATTTCGGGCCGAGATGGGGGACGACTGGGGCGATGGGGCGCGGGAGTCCGAGATGCTGCCGCAGTTTCGCTCCTTCGCCGGACGGGAGATCCTGGCCTGGATTCGCGACGACCTGAAGCAATTCGGGGTCCGCTTCGACATTTGGTTTTCGGAGCAAAGTCTGTTCGATGCCGGAAAGGTCGAGCAGGCCATCGAGGTGCTCAAGGAGCGCGGGGTGGTCTACACCCAGGATGGGGCGCTGTGGCTGCGCTCCACCGACTATGGCGACGACAAGGATCGGGTGGTGGTTCGCGAAAACGGTGTTCCCACCTATCTGGCCAGCGACATCGCCTACCACCACGACAAATTCGAGCGGGGATTCAATACCATCGTTGATGTTTGGGGGGCTGACCATCACGGCTACGTCCCCCGTTTGAAGGCGGCGATGCAGGGGTTGGGGCATCCGGCTGAGCATCTTGAGGTGGAGCTGGTGCAGTTTGCTAGCCTGTTCCGTAGTGGTGAGAAGGTCTCGATGAGTACCCGCAGCGGTCAGTTCGAAACCTTAATCGACCTCATCAAAGAGGTGGGGGTCGATGCCGCCCGGTTCTTCTATTGCATGCGCCGGGCCGACGCCCACCTCGATTTCGACATGGACTTGGCGGTCAGCCAGAGCAACGACAACCCGGTTTTTTACGTGCAATACGCCCACGCCCGGATCATGAGTATTTTGCGCCAGGCCCAGGAGCGGGGTTTCGTGGTGGAGGGGGCGAGCAGCGAAGACCTCAAGCGGCTCGACCAGCCGGCGGAGCTGGCCATGATTCGGCAAATCGCCCGTTACCCCGAGGTGGTGGAGTCGGCGGCACTATCCCGCGAGGTCCACAAGATTCCCTACTTTTTGCAGGAGACCGCTACCGCGTTTCACCAGCTCTACAATGTCAGCCGCTTTCTGGTCGAGGAGGAGGATCTGCGCCGTGCCCGCATCGAATTGCTCAACGCAGTGCGGATTGTGCTGGACAACGGTCTGGGATTGCTCGGCGTCCACGCGCCGGAGCAGATGTAG
- a CDS encoding iron-sulfur cluster insertion protein ErpA has translation MITMTESAVDKVHNLIEAEGNPNLKLRIFVQGGGCSGFQYGFTFDENQGESDTVVEQGKIAVLVDAMSGQYLNGAEIDYVEDLNGAQFVIKNPNAASSCSCGNSFSCG, from the coding sequence ATGATTACCATGACCGAAAGCGCGGTCGACAAGGTGCACAACCTGATCGAGGCTGAAGGCAATCCCAACTTGAAGCTACGCATTTTCGTGCAGGGGGGCGGCTGCTCCGGCTTTCAGTACGGTTTTACCTTTGACGAGAACCAAGGCGAGAGCGACACCGTGGTCGAACAGGGCAAAATCGCGGTGCTGGTCGACGCCATGAGCGGACAGTACCTCAACGGCGCCGAGATCGATTATGTCGAAGACCTCAACGGCGCCCAGTTCGTCATTAAAAACCCCAACGCGGCGTCGAGCTGTAGCTGCGGGAATAGTTTTTCCTGCGGTTGA
- a CDS encoding dCTP deaminase, which translates to MSIKSDIWIRKMARDHGMIDPFIDGQLRHDDEGRRLISSGLSSYGYDVTVANEFKIFTNVNNAIVDPKEFSAHSFVDVVADECIIPPNSFALARTVEYFKIPRDVLVVCLGKSTYARCGIIVNVTPLEPEWEGHVTLELSNTTPLPARIYANEGIAQMLFFQSDEQCEVSYGDRKGKYMGQRGVTLPRL; encoded by the coding sequence ATGAGCATCAAGTCCGACATCTGGATCCGGAAGATGGCCCGCGACCATGGGATGATCGATCCCTTCATCGACGGCCAACTGCGTCACGACGACGAAGGTCGCCGCCTGATCTCCTCGGGGCTCTCCTCCTACGGCTACGACGTCACCGTAGCCAATGAATTTAAGATCTTCACCAACGTCAACAACGCCATCGTCGATCCCAAAGAGTTCAGCGCCCACTCCTTTGTCGACGTCGTTGCCGACGAATGCATCATCCCCCCCAATTCGTTCGCCCTGGCCCGCACGGTGGAGTATTTCAAGATCCCCCGCGACGTGTTGGTGGTCTGCTTGGGCAAATCGACCTACGCCCGCTGCGGCATCATCGTCAACGTCACCCCCCTCGAACCGGAATGGGAGGGGCATGTGACCTTGGAGCTCTCCAACACCACCCCCCTGCCGGCCCGGATTTACGCCAACGAGGGGATCGCCCAGATGCTGTTCTTCCAATCGGACGAGCAATGCGAGGTCTCCTACGGCGACCGCAAGGGCAAATACATGGGGCAACGGGGCGTCACCCTGCCTCGGTTGTGA